The Ziziphus jujuba cultivar Dongzao chromosome 7, ASM3175591v1 genome includes a region encoding these proteins:
- the LOC107424862 gene encoding protein RER1A-like, whose translation MDNGAAGVGLAAEELSSSSPMAALTGWTYGVSRRYQHLLDKSTPHMLRRWIATLVVAFIYVVRVYFVQGFYIVSYGLGIYILNLLIGFLSPQVDPDIHELSDGPSLPTRGSDEFRPFVRRLPEFKFWYSITKAFCIAFVMTFFSAFDVPVFWPILLFYWVVLFVMTMRRQISHMIKYKYVPFSFGKQRYDGKRSSSTDSTSLPS comes from the exons ATGGACAACGGAGCGGCGGGCGTGGGTCTCGCCGCCGAGGAGCTCTCGTCGTCGTCCCCGATGGCGGCGTTAACGGGGTGGACCTACGGCGTTTCCAGGCGGTACCAGCACTTGCTCGACAAGTCGACGCCGCACATGCTCCGCCGCTGGATCGCGACCCTGGTCGTGGCCTTCATCTACGTGGTCCGCGTGTATTTCGTCCAAGGGTTCTACATCGTCTCCTATGGCCTCGGGATCTACATCCTCAACCTCCTCATCGGCTTTCTCTCTCCTCAGGTGGACCCCGACATCCATGAACTCTCCGATGGGCCTTCGCTCCCTACCAGAGGATCCGATGAGTTTCGACCCTTCGTCCGTCGTCTTCCTGAATTCAAGTTCTG GTACTCTATAACGAAGGCCTTTTGCATTGCTTTCGTGATGACGTTCTTCAGTGCATTTGATGTACCTGTATTCTGGCCCATACTTCTTTTCTACTGGGTGGTATTGTTTGTGATGACTATGAGGAGACAAATATCACACATGATTAAGTACAAATACGTACCATTCTCCTTTGGGAAACAG CGATACGATGGAAAGCGATCATCTTCGACTGACAGCACAAGCCTACCTTCATAA
- the LOC125423740 gene encoding UPF0481 protein At3g47200: MRGSMHSIQRDMIMLENQVPLFILDRLLGLQIGDPDQKGLVAKLTLQFFDPLMPTDEPLTKSDRNKLESSLGYATTFDPLWDQGCLHCLDCFRRSLLRSELQPKPIPRAWMKRWSNANRVADKRRQQLIHCVTELREAGIKFKKRKTDRFWDIKFKNGILRIPRLLIHDGTKSLFLNLIAFEQCHLDCSNDITSYVIFMDNLINSPEDVGYLHYCGIIEHWLGSDDEVADLFNRLCQEVVFDINDSYLSPLSEKVNRYYNYRWNTWRASLKHNYFGNPWAIISLVAAIVLLLLTFAQTFYGVYGYYKPH; the protein is encoded by the coding sequence ATGCGTGGGTCTATGCATTCGATTCAGAGAGATATGATAATGCTTGAGAATCAGGTTCCTCTCTTCATACTTGATCGGCTACTGGGTCTTCAGATTGGAGATCCAGACCAGAAGGGACTTGTGGCCAAATTGACACTCCAATTCTTCGATCCATTAATGCCAACCGATGAGCCATTGACGAAAAGTGACAGGAACAAGTTGGAATCGTCCCTTGGATACGCGACCACTTTCGATCCGTTGTGGGATCAAGGTTGTCTTCATTGCCTCGATTGTTTCAGAAGAAGTTTGTTGAGGTCTGAACTTCAGCCCAAACCAATTCCAAGAGCTTGGATGAAGCGGTGGTCGAATGCCAATCGGGTTGCGGATAAGAGGAGGCAGCAGTTGATACATTGTGTCACCGAGCTCAGAGAGGCCGGGATCAAAttcaagaagaggaagactGATAGGTTCTGGGATATCAAATTCAAGAATGGGATATTGAGAATTCCCAGGCTTTTGATCCATGATGGGACAAAGTCTTTGTTTCTCAATCTCATTGCGTTTGAGCAATGCCATCTTGACTGTAGCAATGATATTACTTCGTATGTTATATTCATGGACAACTTGATCAACTCTCCTGAGGATGTTGGGTACCTCCATTATTGTGGTATAATTGAGCACTGGCTTGGAAGTGATGATGAGGTTGCTGACCTCTTCAATCGCCTTTGTCAAGAGGTGGTTTTCGATATCAACGACAGCTATCTTTCGCCGTTGTCGGAGAAGGTAAACCGGTACTACAACTACCGGTGGAATACTTGGCGGGCTAGCTTAAAACATAACTATTTCGGGAATCCCTGGGCAATCATCTCTTTAGTTGCTGCTATCGTGCTGTTATTGCTCACTTTTGCACAGACTTTCTATGGTGTTTATGGTTATTACAAGCCACATTGA
- the LOC107424865 gene encoding putative UPF0481 protein At3g02645, translating into MVAVFNKELLSWYLITLKLRETVESGIATTPASTAKSIEFPDDQPPQNHLQKQQQQQSESLQIVIKNNENFEEEQSKSPESDWVISIKEKLDQASQDDAARSWAKLSIYRIPHYLREGDDKAYVPQIVSLGPYHHGKRRLRQMDRHKWRSLHRILKRTNTDIELYLESVKELEEKARACYEGPIPLSSNEFVEMMVLDGCFVLELFRGACEGFK; encoded by the coding sequence ATGGTTGCTGTTTTCAACAAAGAGCTCTTGAGCTGGTACCTCATTACTCTCAAACTCAGAGAAACAGTAGAATCAGGAATCGCAACAACACCAGCTTCTACGGCAAAATCTATTGAATTCCCAGATGATCAACCGCCTCAAAACCATCTCCagaaacaacagcaacaacaatcCGAATCCCTTCAAATCGTCATAAAAAACAATGAGAATTTCGAAGAGGAGCAATCCAAGTCGCCGGAGTCCGATTGGGTGATCTCCATCAAAGAAAAACTCGACCAAGCTTCTCAAGACGACGCTGCGAGATCATGGGCCAAGCTCTCCATTTACAGAATCCCTCATTACCTTCGTGAAGGAGATGACAAAGCCTATGTCCCCCAGATTGTCTCTCTGGGTCCGTACCACCATGGCAAGCGACGACTCAGACAAATGGACCGCCACAAATGGCGTTCCCTTCATCGTATCCTTAAACGAACTAACACAGATATCGAACTCTACCTCGAATCTGTAAAAGAGCTTGAAGAAAAAGCTAGAGCTTGCTATGAAGGACCAATCCCTCTTAGCAGCAATGAGTTCGTGGAAATGATGGTTCTTGATGGTTGTTTTGTATTGGAGCTTTTTCGTGGTGCTTGTGAGGGATTCAAGTGA